The Canis lupus familiaris isolate Mischka breed German Shepherd chromosome 27, alternate assembly UU_Cfam_GSD_1.0, whole genome shotgun sequence genome window below encodes:
- the RARG gene encoding retinoic acid receptor gamma isoform X2 — translation MYDCMEAFAPGPRRLYGASGPGAGLLRRAAGSSCFAGLESLGWPQPASLQSVETQSTSSEEMVPSSPSPPPPPRVYKPCFVCNDKSSGYHYGVSSCEGCKGFFRRSIQKNMVYTCHRDKNCIINKVTRNRCQYCRLQKCFEVGMSKEAVRNDRNKKKKEVKEEGSLDSYELSPQLEELITKVSKAHQETFPSLCQLGKYTTNSSADHRVQLDLGLWDKFSELATKCIIKIVEFAKRLPGFTGLSIADQITLLKAACLDILMLRICTRYTPEQDTMTFSDGLTLNRTQMHNAGFGPLTDLVFAFAGQLLPLEMDDTETGLLSAICLICGDRMDLEEPEKVDKLQEPLLEALRLYARRRRPSQPYMFPRMLMKITDLRGISTKGAERAITLKMEIPGPMPPLIREMLENPEMFEDDSSQPGPHPKASSEDEVPRGQGKRGCSPPPDQGP, via the exons ATGTACGACTGCATGGAAGCGTTCGCCCCGGGCCCGCGCCGGCTGTACGGGGCGTCGGGGCCCGGGGCCGGCTTGCTGCGCAGAGCCGCGGGCAGCTCCTGCTTCGCGGGACTGGAGTCCTTGGGCTGGCCTCAACCCGCCAGCCTGCAGT CGGTGGAGACTCAGAGCACTAGCTCAGAGGAGATGGTGCCCAGCTCGCCCTCGCCGCCTCCACCTCCTCGGGTCTACAAGCCGTGCTTCGTGTGCAATGACAAGTCCTCTGGCTACCACTATGGGGTCAGCTCCTGTGAAGGCTGCAAG gGCTTCTTCCGCCGCAGCATCCAGAAGAACATGGTGTACACGTGTCACCGCGACAAAAACTGCATCATCAACAAGGTGACCCGGAATCGCTGTCAGTACTGCCGGCTACAGAAGTGCTTCGAAGTGGGCATGTCCAAAGAAG CTGTGCGGAATGACAGgaataagaagaagaaggaggtgAAGGAAGAGGGGTCGCTTGACAGCTACGAGCTGAGCCCGCAGTTAGAAGAGCTCATCACCAAGGTCAGCAAGGCCCATCAGGAGACCTTCCCCTCACTCTGCCAGCTGGGCAAATACACCACG AACTCCAGCGCAGACCACCGGGTCCAGCTGGACCTGGGGCTCTGGGACAAGTTCAGCGAGCTGGCCACCAAGTGCATCATCAAGATCGTGGAGTTTGCCAAGCGGCTGCCTGGCTTCACGGGGCTCAGCATTGCGGACCAGATCACTCTGCTCAAGGCTGCCTGCCTGGACATCCTG ATGCTGCGGATCTGCACGAGGTACACCCCAGAACAGGACACCATGACCTTCTCCGACGGGCTCACTCTGAACCGGACCCAGATGCACAATGCAGGCTTCGGGCCCCTCACAGACCTCGTCTTTGCCTTCGCTGGGCAGCTCCTGCCGCTGGAGATGGATGACACGGAGACAGGGCTGCTCAGCGCCATCTGCCTCATCTGCGGAG ACCGCATGGACCTGGAGGAACCAGAAAAAGTAGACAAGCTGCAGGAGCCGCTGCTAGAAGCCCTGAGGCTCTACGCCCGCCGGCGGCGGCCCAGCCAGCCCTACATGTTCCCAAGGATGCTCATGAAGATCACGGACCTCCGGGGCATCAGCACCAAGG GAGCAGAAAGGGCCATTACCCTGAAGATGGAGATTCCGGGCCCGATGCCTCCCCTAATCCGAGAGATGCTGGAGAACCCCGAAATGTTTGAGGACGACTCCTCGCAGCCTGGCCCCCACCCCAAGGCCTCTAGCGAGGATGAGGTTCCCCGGGGCCAGGGCAAACGGGGCTGCAGCCCCCCGCCTGACCAGGGCCCCTGA
- the RARG gene encoding retinoic acid receptor gamma isoform X3, with amino-acid sequence MATNKERLFAAGALGPGSGYPGAGFPFAFPGALRGSPPFEMLSPSFRGLGQPDLPKEMASLSVETQSTSSEEMVPSSPSPPPPPRVYKPCFVCNDKSSGYHYGVSSCEGCKGFFRRSIQKNMVYTCHRDKNCIINKVTRNRCQYCRLQKCFEVGMSKEAVRNDRNKKKKEVKEEGSLDSYELSPQLEELITKVSKAHQETFPSLCQLGKYTTNSSADHRVQLDLGLWDKFSELATKCIIKIVEFAKRLPGFTGLSIADQITLLKAACLDILMLRICTRYTPEQDTMTFSDGLTLNRTQMHNAGFGPLTDLVFAFAGQLLPLEMDDTETGLLSAICLICGDRMDLEEPEKVDKLQEPLLEALRLYARRRRPSQPYMFPRMLMKITDLRGISTKGAERAITLKMEIPGPMPPLIREMLENPEMFEDDSSQPGPHPKASSEDEVPRGQGKRGCSPPPDQGP; translated from the exons ATGGCCACCAATAAGGAGCGACTCTTTGCGGCTGGTGCCCTGGGGCCTGGATCTGGCTACCCAGGGGCTGGCTTCCCCTTTGCCTTCCCAGGGGCTCTCAGGGGGTCTCCACCTTTCGAGATGCTGAGTCCCAGCTTCCGGGGCCTGGGCCAGCCTGACCTCCCCAAGGAGATGGCCTCTCTGT CGGTGGAGACTCAGAGCACTAGCTCAGAGGAGATGGTGCCCAGCTCGCCCTCGCCGCCTCCACCTCCTCGGGTCTACAAGCCGTGCTTCGTGTGCAATGACAAGTCCTCTGGCTACCACTATGGGGTCAGCTCCTGTGAAGGCTGCAAG gGCTTCTTCCGCCGCAGCATCCAGAAGAACATGGTGTACACGTGTCACCGCGACAAAAACTGCATCATCAACAAGGTGACCCGGAATCGCTGTCAGTACTGCCGGCTACAGAAGTGCTTCGAAGTGGGCATGTCCAAAGAAG CTGTGCGGAATGACAGgaataagaagaagaaggaggtgAAGGAAGAGGGGTCGCTTGACAGCTACGAGCTGAGCCCGCAGTTAGAAGAGCTCATCACCAAGGTCAGCAAGGCCCATCAGGAGACCTTCCCCTCACTCTGCCAGCTGGGCAAATACACCACG AACTCCAGCGCAGACCACCGGGTCCAGCTGGACCTGGGGCTCTGGGACAAGTTCAGCGAGCTGGCCACCAAGTGCATCATCAAGATCGTGGAGTTTGCCAAGCGGCTGCCTGGCTTCACGGGGCTCAGCATTGCGGACCAGATCACTCTGCTCAAGGCTGCCTGCCTGGACATCCTG ATGCTGCGGATCTGCACGAGGTACACCCCAGAACAGGACACCATGACCTTCTCCGACGGGCTCACTCTGAACCGGACCCAGATGCACAATGCAGGCTTCGGGCCCCTCACAGACCTCGTCTTTGCCTTCGCTGGGCAGCTCCTGCCGCTGGAGATGGATGACACGGAGACAGGGCTGCTCAGCGCCATCTGCCTCATCTGCGGAG ACCGCATGGACCTGGAGGAACCAGAAAAAGTAGACAAGCTGCAGGAGCCGCTGCTAGAAGCCCTGAGGCTCTACGCCCGCCGGCGGCGGCCCAGCCAGCCCTACATGTTCCCAAGGATGCTCATGAAGATCACGGACCTCCGGGGCATCAGCACCAAGG GAGCAGAAAGGGCCATTACCCTGAAGATGGAGATTCCGGGCCCGATGCCTCCCCTAATCCGAGAGATGCTGGAGAACCCCGAAATGTTTGAGGACGACTCCTCGCAGCCTGGCCCCCACCCCAAGGCCTCTAGCGAGGATGAGGTTCCCCGGGGCCAGGGCAAACGGGGCTGCAGCCCCCCGCCTGACCAGGGCCCCTGA
- the RARG gene encoding retinoic acid receptor gamma isoform X4, translating into MGDARPGALEPLCRAVIKSWGLRGSKNEVQMRGGFEAWARAPGGAVETQSTSSEEMVPSSPSPPPPPRVYKPCFVCNDKSSGYHYGVSSCEGCKGFFRRSIQKNMVYTCHRDKNCIINKVTRNRCQYCRLQKCFEVGMSKEAVRNDRNKKKKEVKEEGSLDSYELSPQLEELITKVSKAHQETFPSLCQLGKYTTNSSADHRVQLDLGLWDKFSELATKCIIKIVEFAKRLPGFTGLSIADQITLLKAACLDILMLRICTRYTPEQDTMTFSDGLTLNRTQMHNAGFGPLTDLVFAFAGQLLPLEMDDTETGLLSAICLICGDRMDLEEPEKVDKLQEPLLEALRLYARRRRPSQPYMFPRMLMKITDLRGISTKGAERAITLKMEIPGPMPPLIREMLENPEMFEDDSSQPGPHPKASSEDEVPRGQGKRGCSPPPDQGP; encoded by the exons ATGGGAGATGCCAGGCCTGGGGCCCTGGAACCCCTGTGCAGGGCGGTAATAAAAAGCTGGGGACTGAGAGGCAGTAAAAATGAAGTCCAGATGAGAGGCGGCTTTGAAGCCTGGGCCCGAGCGCCTGGCGGGG CGGTGGAGACTCAGAGCACTAGCTCAGAGGAGATGGTGCCCAGCTCGCCCTCGCCGCCTCCACCTCCTCGGGTCTACAAGCCGTGCTTCGTGTGCAATGACAAGTCCTCTGGCTACCACTATGGGGTCAGCTCCTGTGAAGGCTGCAAG gGCTTCTTCCGCCGCAGCATCCAGAAGAACATGGTGTACACGTGTCACCGCGACAAAAACTGCATCATCAACAAGGTGACCCGGAATCGCTGTCAGTACTGCCGGCTACAGAAGTGCTTCGAAGTGGGCATGTCCAAAGAAG CTGTGCGGAATGACAGgaataagaagaagaaggaggtgAAGGAAGAGGGGTCGCTTGACAGCTACGAGCTGAGCCCGCAGTTAGAAGAGCTCATCACCAAGGTCAGCAAGGCCCATCAGGAGACCTTCCCCTCACTCTGCCAGCTGGGCAAATACACCACG AACTCCAGCGCAGACCACCGGGTCCAGCTGGACCTGGGGCTCTGGGACAAGTTCAGCGAGCTGGCCACCAAGTGCATCATCAAGATCGTGGAGTTTGCCAAGCGGCTGCCTGGCTTCACGGGGCTCAGCATTGCGGACCAGATCACTCTGCTCAAGGCTGCCTGCCTGGACATCCTG ATGCTGCGGATCTGCACGAGGTACACCCCAGAACAGGACACCATGACCTTCTCCGACGGGCTCACTCTGAACCGGACCCAGATGCACAATGCAGGCTTCGGGCCCCTCACAGACCTCGTCTTTGCCTTCGCTGGGCAGCTCCTGCCGCTGGAGATGGATGACACGGAGACAGGGCTGCTCAGCGCCATCTGCCTCATCTGCGGAG ACCGCATGGACCTGGAGGAACCAGAAAAAGTAGACAAGCTGCAGGAGCCGCTGCTAGAAGCCCTGAGGCTCTACGCCCGCCGGCGGCGGCCCAGCCAGCCCTACATGTTCCCAAGGATGCTCATGAAGATCACGGACCTCCGGGGCATCAGCACCAAGG GAGCAGAAAGGGCCATTACCCTGAAGATGGAGATTCCGGGCCCGATGCCTCCCCTAATCCGAGAGATGCTGGAGAACCCCGAAATGTTTGAGGACGACTCCTCGCAGCCTGGCCCCCACCCCAAGGCCTCTAGCGAGGATGAGGTTCCCCGGGGCCAGGGCAAACGGGGCTGCAGCCCCCCGCCTGACCAGGGCCCCTGA
- the RARG gene encoding retinoic acid receptor gamma isoform X5, whose protein sequence is MVPSSPSPPPPPRVYKPCFVCNDKSSGYHYGVSSCEGCKGFFRRSIQKNMVYTCHRDKNCIINKVTRNRCQYCRLQKCFEVGMSKEAVRNDRNKKKKEVKEEGSLDSYELSPQLEELITKVSKAHQETFPSLCQLGKYTTNSSADHRVQLDLGLWDKFSELATKCIIKIVEFAKRLPGFTGLSIADQITLLKAACLDILMLRICTRYTPEQDTMTFSDGLTLNRTQMHNAGFGPLTDLVFAFAGQLLPLEMDDTETGLLSAICLICGDRMDLEEPEKVDKLQEPLLEALRLYARRRRPSQPYMFPRMLMKITDLRGISTKGAERAITLKMEIPGPMPPLIREMLENPEMFEDDSSQPGPHPKASSEDEVPRGQGKRGCSPPPDQGP, encoded by the exons ATGGTGCCCAGCTCGCCCTCGCCGCCTCCACCTCCTCGGGTCTACAAGCCGTGCTTCGTGTGCAATGACAAGTCCTCTGGCTACCACTATGGGGTCAGCTCCTGTGAAGGCTGCAAG gGCTTCTTCCGCCGCAGCATCCAGAAGAACATGGTGTACACGTGTCACCGCGACAAAAACTGCATCATCAACAAGGTGACCCGGAATCGCTGTCAGTACTGCCGGCTACAGAAGTGCTTCGAAGTGGGCATGTCCAAAGAAG CTGTGCGGAATGACAGgaataagaagaagaaggaggtgAAGGAAGAGGGGTCGCTTGACAGCTACGAGCTGAGCCCGCAGTTAGAAGAGCTCATCACCAAGGTCAGCAAGGCCCATCAGGAGACCTTCCCCTCACTCTGCCAGCTGGGCAAATACACCACG AACTCCAGCGCAGACCACCGGGTCCAGCTGGACCTGGGGCTCTGGGACAAGTTCAGCGAGCTGGCCACCAAGTGCATCATCAAGATCGTGGAGTTTGCCAAGCGGCTGCCTGGCTTCACGGGGCTCAGCATTGCGGACCAGATCACTCTGCTCAAGGCTGCCTGCCTGGACATCCTG ATGCTGCGGATCTGCACGAGGTACACCCCAGAACAGGACACCATGACCTTCTCCGACGGGCTCACTCTGAACCGGACCCAGATGCACAATGCAGGCTTCGGGCCCCTCACAGACCTCGTCTTTGCCTTCGCTGGGCAGCTCCTGCCGCTGGAGATGGATGACACGGAGACAGGGCTGCTCAGCGCCATCTGCCTCATCTGCGGAG ACCGCATGGACCTGGAGGAACCAGAAAAAGTAGACAAGCTGCAGGAGCCGCTGCTAGAAGCCCTGAGGCTCTACGCCCGCCGGCGGCGGCCCAGCCAGCCCTACATGTTCCCAAGGATGCTCATGAAGATCACGGACCTCCGGGGCATCAGCACCAAGG GAGCAGAAAGGGCCATTACCCTGAAGATGGAGATTCCGGGCCCGATGCCTCCCCTAATCCGAGAGATGCTGGAGAACCCCGAAATGTTTGAGGACGACTCCTCGCAGCCTGGCCCCCACCCCAAGGCCTCTAGCGAGGATGAGGTTCCCCGGGGCCAGGGCAAACGGGGCTGCAGCCCCCCGCCTGACCAGGGCCCCTGA